A genome region from Cucurbita pepo subsp. pepo cultivar mu-cu-16 chromosome LG02, ASM280686v2, whole genome shotgun sequence includes the following:
- the LOC111789314 gene encoding protein CELLULOSE SYNTHASE INTERACTIVE 3-like isoform X2 gives MSKSPAIEHESLSPSTSSPRENNGAGTMDDPETTMATVAQLIEQLHASMSSSHEKDLVTARLLGIARTQKDARTLIGSHSQAMPLFINVLRSGSSVAKVNVARILSVLCKDDELRLKVLLGGCIPPLLSLLKSESIEASKAAAEAIYEVSSNGLLNDRVGMKIFVTEGVVPTLWDQLNPNNRQDKVVEGFITGSLRNLCRDKDGYWKATLEAGGLDIIVDLLSSDSAAVQSNAASLLARLMLAFSDSVAKVIESGAVKALLGLISKKNDIYVRASAADALEALSSKSTGAKKAIVDEEGIPVLIRAIVAPSKECMQGKHGQSLQEHATRALANLCGGMSALVLYLGELSQSPHLYAPVADIVGALAYTLMVFEKSCDEEPFNATKIEDILVMLLKPHDNKLVQERVLEAMACLYGNIYFSKCLNHAETKKVLIGLVTTAAPDVQEYLIPSLTSLCCSGVGIWEAIGKREGVQLLISLLGLSSEQHQEYAVQLLEILTDQVDDSKWAITAAGGIPPLVQLLETGSHKAREDAAHILWNLCCHSEDIRACVESAGAIPAFLWLLKSGGSRGQEASAMALTKLVQTADSATINQLLAMLLGDSPKEKANIIQVLGHVLTMASYEDFVHRDSAASKGLRTLVQVLNSSNEETQAHAASVLADLFSTRQDISDSLATDEIVHPCMKLLASNTHVATQSARALAALSRPSKTKAMNKVCHIAEGDVKLLIKLAKTSSVDAAETAVAALANLLSDPQIAAEALAEDVISALTRVLGEGTPIGKKSAAQALHQLLIHFPLGDVVANETQCRFIVLALVDFLRSMDMDGNNVADALEVISLLVRTKLGASLAYTPWSALAEVPSSLEPLVYCLAEGPSPLQDKVIEILSRLCGDQPVILGDLLVARSKSLDSLASKIITSSSPEVKSGGAALLICAMKEHKQQSVEALDSFGCLKPLIYALVGLIKQNSTCSSLDFEVRTPRSFTKRTTFLGDRFDAPDPGTVMGGTIALWLLSIIASFSVENKVAVLEAGGTEAVSDKLASYTSNSQAELEDMEGIWVSSLLLAILFQDADVASSPDVMSIIPSLAFLARSEEVNDKFFAAQAMASLVCNGSKGVNLAIANSGAIVGLISLIGFVESDMPNLVALADEFSLTRKPDQVVLEHLFEIEDVRTGSTARKTIPLLVDLLRPLPERPGAPPVAVQLLIRIADGSDANKLTMAEAGAVDALTKYLSLSPQDSTEAIISDLLRILFSNPELIRYEASASSLNQLIAVLRLGSRNARFSAARALFELFDCENIRDSELAKQAFHPLVDMLNATTESEQGAALAALIRLTSGHSSKADILNDMDGVPLDSLCKILTSSSSLELKTNAAELCFILFGNIKVRINPIVSECIQPLIMLMQSDSGAAVESGVCALERLLDDEQQVELTLPYDIVDLLVSLVSGTNYRLIEASICSLIKLGKDRTQLKMDMVKVGIIDNCLDLLPEAPSSLCSSVAELFRILTNSNAIARSSDAAKIVEPLFLVLLRPDFNLWGQHSALQALVNILEKPQSLLTLKLTPSQVIEPLISFLESPSRAVQQLGTELLSHLLAQEHFQQDITTKNAVVPLVQLAGIGILNLQQTAIRALEKISTSWPKSVADAGGIFELSKVIIQEDPQPPHALWESASTVLSNVLRFNAKYYFKVPVVVLVKMLHSTVESTITVALSALVNHEANNTLSAEQMAEAGAIDALVDLLRSHQCEEASGRLLETLFNNVRVREMKVSKYAIAPLSQYLLDPQTRSQPGKLLATLALGDLSQHAGHARASDSVSACRALISLLEDEATEEMKMVAICALQNFVMHSRTNRRAVAEAGGILVVQELLLSPSPEISIQSALLIKFLFSNHTLQEYVSNELIRSLTAALERELWSTATISEEVLRTLNVIFTNFPKLHISEAATLSIPHLIGALTSGNEAAQETVLDTLCLLKHSWSTMPIDIAKSQAMIAAEAIPILQMLMKTCPPSFHDRADSLLHCLPGCLTVIIKRGNNLKQTMGSTNAFCRLSIGNGPPRQTKVVSHSTSPEWKEGFTWAFDVPPKGQKLHIICKSKSTFGKSTLGRVTIQIDKVVTEGLYNGLFSLNHDGDKDGSSRTLEIEIIWSNRISDEELQ, from the exons ATGTCGAAGTCCCCTGCCATAGAACATGAGTCCCTATCACCTTCTACTTCTAGCCCTCG GGAAAATAATGGAGCAGGAACGATGGATGATCCAGAAACTACAATGGCAACAGTTGCTCAGCTTATTGAGCAACTTCATGCAAGCATGTCTTCCTCACACGAGAAAGACCTTGTTACAGCACGTCTTCTGGGAATTGCTAGAACACAAAAGGATGCTAGAACACTCATTGGTTCTCATTCTCAAGCCATGCCTTTGTTCATCAATGTCCTCAGAAGTGGGTCTTCTGTTGCAAAAGTTAATGTTGCTAGAATTTTAAGTGTTCTATGCAAAGATGACGAACTTCGCTTGAAAGTGCTTCTTGGTGGGTGCATCCCACCATTGCTCTCACTCTTGAAATCTGAATCGATTGAGGCTAGTAAGGCAGCAGCTGAGGCAATCTATGAAGTTTCTTCAAATGGACTTTTGAATGACCGCGTTGGTATGAAGATATTTGTCACAGAAGGTGTTGTACCCACCTTATGGGACCAACTAAATCCAAACAATAGGCAAGACAAAGTTGTAGAGGGATTCATTACTGGATCTTTGAGAAATCTTTGCAGAGACAAGGATGGTTATTGGAAAGCAACACTTGAGGCTGGAGGATTGGATATCATCGTCgatcttctttcttctgaCAGTGCTGCAGTTCAGTCAAATGCAGCTTCTCTTCTAGCACGCCTGATGTTGGCCTTCAGTGATAGCGTAGCTAAGGTTATAGAATCTGGAGCTGTGAAGGCTTTGCTTGGGcttataagtaagaaaaatgatatttatgtCCGTGCAAGTGCTGCTGATGCTCTGGAGGCTCTCTCATCGAAGTCAACTGGGGCCAAAAAAGCAATTGTGGACGAGGAAGGTATTCCAGTACTTATCAGGGCAATAGTTGCCCCTTCTAAAGAGTGTATGCAGGGTAAGCATGGCCAGTCTCTGCAGGAGCATGCAACACGAGCATTGGCCAATCTTTGTGGTGGGATGTCTGCGTTAGTACTCTATCTTGGAGAACTTTCACAGTCCCCTCACCTTTATGCACCAGTTGCTGATATAGTCGGAGCACTTGCATACACTCTAATGGTTTTTGAGAAGTCATGTGATGAGGAACCCTTTAATGCTACCAAGATAGAAGATATTCTTGTGATGCTACTAAAGCCTCACGATAATAAGTTAGTTCAGGAGCGTGTCCTTGAAGCTATGGCTTGTCTATATggtaatatatatttctcaaAATGTCTAAATCACGCAGAAACAAAAAAGGTGCTTATTGGACTTGTAACCACTGCTGCTCCTGATGTGCAAGAGTACCTAATACCATCTCTGACTAGCTTATGCTGCAGTGGGGTTGGCATCTGGGAAGCCATTGGGAAGAGAGAAGGAGTTCAGTTACTTATATCATTACTGGGGTTATCAAGTGAGCAACATCAAGAATATGCTGTTCAGTTGCTGGAAATCTTGACTGACCAGGTAGATGACAGCAAGTGGGCTATCACTGCTGCTGGTGGAATTCCTCCATTGGTTCAGTTATTAGAGACAGGCTCCCACAAGGCAAGGGAGGATGCAGCACATATTCTATGGAATTTGTGCTGCCATAGTGAAGATATTCGAGCCTGTGTTGAAAGTGCAGGTGCCATCCCAGCGTTTTTGTGGCTCTTAAAAAGTGGTGGATCAAGGGGCCAGGAAGCCTCAGCCATGGCACTTACAAAACTTGTCCAAACTGCTGATTCTGCTACTATAAATCAGCTATTAGCTATGCTCTTAGGAGattctccaaaagaaaaggctaATATAATTCAAGTTTTAGGTCACGTGCTTACTATGGCATCATATGAGGATTTTGTACATAGAGATTCTGCAGCTAGTAAAGGACTGAGAACACTTGTTCAAGTTCTTAACTCATCAAATGAAGAAACTCAGGCCCATGCTGCTTCTGTTCTAGCAGACTTATTTAGCACAAGGCAAGATATTTCCGATAGTCTTGCAACTGACGAGATTGTACATCCTTGCATGAAGCTCTTGGCCAGCAATACTCACGTTGCCACTCAATCAGCTCGGGCACTGGCTGCCCTCTCCCGGCCCAGCAAGACAAAAGCAATGAATAAGGTGTGCCATATTGCAGAAGGGGACGTCAAGCTTCTGATTAAGTTGGCTAAAACATCTTCTGTTGATGCTGCTGAAACTGCAGTTGCTGCCCTGGCCAATCTTCTGTCTGATCCTCAAATAGCTGCTGAAGCTCTGGCAGAAGATGTTATCTCAGCTCTAACGAGAGTTCTGGGAGAAGGAACTCCAATCGGTAAGAAGAGTGCAGCTCAAGCCCTTCATCAATTGTTGATTCATTTTCCACTTGGTGATGTGGTGGCAAACGAAACTCAGTGTCGTTTCATTGTCCTTGCTCTAGTTGACTTCTTAAGGTCTATGGATATGGATGGGAATAATGTTGCGGATGCTTTAGAAGTAATTTCACTCTTAGTTAGGACCAAGCTTGGAGCTAGCTTGGCTTATACACCATGGTCTGCCCTTGCTGAGGTTCCTTCAAGCTTGGAACCACTTGTATACTGTCTTGCTGAGGGACCATCTCCACTGCAGGACAAGGTGATAGAAATTTTATCAAGACTATGTGGAGACCAACCTGTTATTTTAGGCGATTTGTTAGTTGCAAGATCAAAATCACTTGATTCTCTTGCCAGTAAAATAATAACCTCTTCAAGTCCAGAAGTAAAATCAGGAGGGGCTGCGTTACTCATTTGTGCAATGAAGGAGCACAAACAGCAGTCAGTGGAAGCTCTTGACTCGTTCGGATGTCTTAAACCGCTTATATATGCTTTAGTGGGTTTGATCAAGCAAAATTCTACTTgttcctctttagactttgaAGTTAGAACCCCTAGAAGTTTTACGAAACGAACTACTTTCCTAGGAGATAGGTTTGATGCCCCTGACCCAGGCACAGTTATGGGAGGTACTATTGCCCTCTGGTTGTTGTCAATAATTGCTTCTTTTAGTGTGGAGAACAAGGTAGCTGTTCTGGAAGCTGGAGGAACTGAGGCCGTGTCTGACAAGCTTGCTAGCTATACTTCTAATTCACAG GCAGAATTGGAGGACATGGAGGGTATATGGGTCAGTTCTCTGCTTCTCGCTATCTTGTTCCAAGATGCAGATGTTGCCTCGTCCCCTGATGTCATGAGCATTATACCTTCACTAGCCTTTCTTGCAAGATCTGAGGAAGTGAATGATAAATTCTTTGCTGCGCAGGCAATGGCAAGTCTTGTCTGTAACGGTAGCAAAGGAGTAAATCTTGCCATTGCAAATTCTGGTGCAATTGTTGGGTTAATTTCTCTAATTGGGTTTGTGGAGTCGGATATGCCAAACCTTGTTGCTTTGGCGGATGAGTTTTCTTTGACACGTAAACCAGATCAAGTTGTTCTCGAGCAtctatttgaaattgaagatgtTAGAACTGGGTCAACTGCACGCAAAACTATACCTCTTCTTGTGGATCTTTTGAGACCATTACCAGAAAGACCTGGTGCTCCTCCTGTTGCTGTTCAGCTATTGATTCGTATTGCTGATGGAAGTGACGCAAATAAATTAACGATGGCTGAAGCTGGAGCTGTAGATGCTTTGACAAAGTACCTGTCTTTGAGTCCTCAAGACTCAACAGAAGCCATAATATCTGATCTattgagaattttatttagCAATCCCGAACTTATTCGTTATGAGGCATCGGCCAGTTCCTTGAATCAACTTATAGCTGTCCTACGTCTTGGGTCAAGAAATGCAAGATTCAGCGCTGCAAGGGccctttttgaactttttgattGTGAGAACATCAGAGATTCTGAGCTAGCCAAGCAGGCTTTCCATCCACTAGTTGACATGCTCAATGCCACAACAGAAAGTGAGCAAGGTGCTGCTCTTGCTGCATTAATTAGACTGACTTCAGGACATTCTTCAAAAGCCGATATATTGAATGACATGGATGGAGTCCCGCTTGACAGTTTATGCAAAATTTTAACTTCGTCGTCATCCTTGGAGCTGAAGACGAATGCTGCAGAACTATGTTTTATACTGTTTGGTAATATTAAAGTAAGAATAAATCCAATTGTTTCTGAATGCATACAGCCACTCATAATGCTTATGCAGTCAGATTCAGGTGCAGCAGTAGAGTCCGGGGTATGTGCACTTGAAagattgttggatgatgagcAACAAGTAGAGCTCACTTTACCCTATGACATTGTGGACCTCCTTGTTAGTTTGGTCTCTGGAACGAATTATAGATTGATCGAAGCAAGCATATGCTCTCTGATAAAGTTGGGAAAAGATCGAACTCAACTCAAAATGGATATGGTTAAGGTGGGGATCATCGATAACTGCCTCGATTTACTTCCAGAGGCACCTAGTTCATTATGCTCCTCAGTGGCGGAACTGTTTCGCATTTTAACAAACAGTAACGCAATTGCTCGGAGTTCAGATGCAGCAAAAATCGTGGAACCTcttttcttggttttgcttCGTCCAGATTTTAATTTGTGGGGGCAGCACAGTGCCTTACAAGCTCTTGTAAATATTTTGGAGAAGCCACAAAGTCTTCTGACTCTAAAACTTACTCCGAGCCAAGTTATCGAGCCTCTGATTTCCTTTCTTGAATCCCCATCCCGTGCTGTCCAGCAGCTTGGCACAGAGTTATTATCTCATCTCCTTGCACAAGAGCATTTCCAGCAAGATATTACAACTAAAAATGCAGTTGTGCCACTCGTACAGCTTGCTGGGATTGGAATATTGAATCTACAGCAAACAGCTATAAGGGCATTGGAAAAGATATCCACTAGCTGGCCCAAGTCTGTTGCGGATGCTGGAGGTATTTTCGAGCTTTCGAAGGTTATTATACAAGAGGACCCTCAGCCTCCTCATGCTCTTTGGGAATCAGCCTCCACGGTCTTGTCGAATGTTTTGCGATTCAATGCTAAGTACTATTTTAAAGTTCCTGTAGTTGTTCTCGTGAAAATGTTGCATTCGACCGTGGAGAGCACTATCACGGTGGCCCTCAGTGCTTTAGTTAATCATGAAGCTAACAATACATTAAGTGCCGAACAAATGGCGGAAGCTGGTGCTATAGATGCATTGGTGGACCTTCTAAGATCTCATCAATGTGAAGAAGCATCGGGAAGATTACTCGaaactttatttaataatgtccGGGTGCGAGAGATGAAGGTTTCGAAGTATGCAATAGCACCCTTATCACAGTATTTATTAGATCCACAGACCCGATCACAGCCCGGCAAGCTTCTCGCAACATTAGCCTTGGGAGATCTGTCACAGCACGCGGGACATGCAAGAGCCAGTGATTCGGTTTCTGCCTGTCGAGCATTGATAAGCTTGCTTGAAGATGAGGCaacagaagaaatgaaaatggtaGCTATTTGTGCTTTGCAAAACTTTGTCATGCACAGTAGAACAAATAGGCGAGCAGTTGCTGAAGCAGGTGGAATATTGGTCGTTCAGGAGCTTCTTTTGTCTCCAAGTCCAGAAATTTCTATCCAGTCTGCATTGCTGATAAAGTTCTTGTTTTCGAATCACACCTTACAGGAATATGTATCAAATGAGCTCATTAGATCTTTGACAG CTGCACTAGAGAGGGAATTGTGGTCGACAGCAACAATCAGTGAGGAGGTCTTAAGAACCTTGAATGTGATATTCACCAACTTTCCGAAACTCCATATTTCCGAAGCAGCTACTCTTTCCATACCTCATCTAATCGGAGCTCTGACATCGGGTAACGAGGCAGCTCAGGAAACTGTTTTGGATACTTTATGTTTGCTAAAGCATTCCTGGTCGACCATGCCAATCGACATAGCAAAGTCTCAAGCTATGATTGCAGCTGAGGCCATTCCTATACTGCAAATGCTCATGAAAACCTGCCCTCCTAGTTTTCATGACAGAGCAGATAGCCTTTTGCATTGCTTACCAGGTTGTCTGACTGTTATTATTAAGCGTGGGAACAACCTTAAACAGACAATGGGGAGTACAAATGCTTTCTGTCGACTGTCTATCGGGAACGGCCCTCCTCGACAAACGAAG GTTGTTAGCCACAGTACATCTCCTGAATGGAAAGAAGGATTTACTTGGGCATTTGATGTGCCTCCAAAGGGGCAAAAGCTGCACATCATCTGCAAAAGCAAAAGCACTTTTGGCAAG TCTACTCTAGGAAGAGTAACGATCCAAATCGACAAAGTTGTAACCGAGGGATTGTACAATGGATTATTCAGTCTAAATCACGATGGAGACAAAGATGGCTCTTCTCGGACACTTGAAATCGAAATCATTTGGTCAAACAGAATATCAGATGAAGAATtacaatga